Part of the Diprion similis isolate iyDipSimi1 chromosome 10, iyDipSimi1.1, whole genome shotgun sequence genome, ttgaaccgTAATCGCATAATCCTAGGTACATTTAATTATCGGTTATGacagattaattattattctcacgaaaattaataaaataattgctaGGTTAAAGCAATAAATTTCTTAAATACAGACTTCGTCATATGTTTTTTTCGCATAAACAACgacgaaatttaatttatacaattataaattgagttatatacctatatatctctgtattatataaattttcaataatttcttttcatctctGTAAGCGTTTGTACATcgtatttcataaaaattctttctttgatcctattatataattaattaaatgttCTTGGATCACCAgcgtatttttttgtttaatttgtcttatccgtatttttttcttactgtttCGATTTCGTTTTAAATAATAAGTATATCGTCCTTTCTATCCGGTCCATCTGGCAACCTCTGATTCATAATTCGAACGTTGTGAAATAGATAACCGACAGATTCGGTGCAAGGACGAACAACAGCCTGAACAGTGGCCGTGCAGAAGTTCCTCGTTGCTGCGCAGGTGATTTTCCAAACTCGAAGGCAAGGAGCAATGCACCAAATGTGCTGAAATATGACAAATACACTTTAATTATGGTTCAACGAGTGCAGGTTTGAGTGAAAATGACACCGCTCTACACAATTCCGCGTGACCTACGTTTCATAATAATCGCAAATTCTCGTTTCTTAGCGCAGAATCAATGGTAAAATGATAACCAAGCTATTCTTGCCGTCATTTCGCTTGTTGTGAAACAATGCTCGATGATTTCTAAGCGGCCGGAATGATTGTGTGACAAAAATGAAATCGCAAGCGTGTCAACGGTGGCCATATTGGTTCGTTTGTCTGTCAatcgtatttaaaaaatatatattttgcaaTGAGAGTTTATcgagtaatttaattttcaataaacgaACTCGGCATAGCCTAGATTTTTCGTTcctattataaataaatatgtaaaatatacaAGGCTCAAGTTTATCGATCTTTTTTACCTTTCGGGTTTACTGCGAAGGGGTTTTGCGGCTTGGAGTTCATGGTTTGGCAGTATATGCGTCACGTGCGTGCACAATATGGATTTGCGTGTCGTACAATGCCGAAAAGGTCACTGACattacacacgcacacacttTTGTACTCGATGTAATGGGATATTATATGTTCCACCTaaagtatacctacatacctcAAAGGCCAGACACGCGAAGGTACAGCCTAGGCAAAGGGCTGCCAGCGGCGCTACGAGAACCGAAAGGAATACGTAACAGCAACCCCTCGAAAGCCGGAAGCAGTGGCTACTCAATCTCCAAGCGCACTCTGGACTCCTGATACCATCTGGCTCCCCGATCACATCGTCCCACATTACCTGaacgaatttaaaattattgacaaGATTTATCAGATtgcaagaaagaaaattgtcttGAGAAttaactaacttttttttcgtttgaacGACTTAGGGCGGGATGaatgttttaaatttatagagggagagagagcaAAATGGGATGCACAtacattttaataaaaaaattttgtttttcaacattttttttcaaattggaaaaaatgacTTCTATACACATTATAGAGccttaatttgaattttcacatttttttttctttctgacatccgaaaatgatttttattttctctggttacaattgaaagaaaaaagattaagtcctcgaaaactaagtatttccttgagtacccccccccccccccccccccccaacatAGGTTGGATGCAGTTATTATAAGCCTTCTTAAATCTGTTGTTTAATACTgcattaaaatataattatccAGGTATATCCCCGTTTAAATATTTGGTGGGTaggtaaaattttgttatctTTTAGGGCAACATTGTTATCTGCTCTGCGCGCAGCatctgttgaaaaaagagGACGGACGCAAGaattttccaataaattttgatatatttgtataaaacaAAGATTAGGCGTGTTGGTAATTGATTACGAACTTAATCCGTTTATATCGTtaatcagatttaaaaaattctgattttgCGATGATTAAGCCGTTAGTTTGGGgcaaacaacaaaattttctacaattctcTTTCTCCCCGATTTACCTGAAGATGTTGATTCAAATTATTTGGATCGCGATCTTCGAGTTCGATGACGCTTCCGCCGCCCATTGAAGAGTCCGGTTTCTCCATGCCTGCAACGTGAAATCCGGATACTAACGGAAGTAACTTCGAATTTTTGAACGAACGAAACCAGGGCCCGAACGACTGCGTTCCATGCGTTGCAAGCACCATTATTCTGCAAAATTATCAGAAGCTCAGGCCATTCTTTACTAATATTTCGACGCCTTAGTTACTCGCAAAATTTTATAGCAGGACAAATCAGTTCTTTATTCTGTTGTAGTTGACGATTTCAGTGAAAAGtaccatgtatgtatgtacatcaaGTATGATTTTATAAATGACTGTAAGTGGCGCAAGGATATCGTAAATACGATAGAAATCAACGAGTCACTATTAAACTACAACCCATGTTGCTTGTCGTTGAAAACCTAACATTGGTTTACTGCAAATCGATTACAGGTGTGActgtgaattatttatttgccaCCTCGCGTTGCTCTTCGCTCCAAATACTGGATATCGATGACGTTTGAATTTgatcgaatttattcattccgaTAACCGATCTAttacattcaaattttaattttcaaattccgaaCGCGCTGACGTAACGTTAATTGTTTTGTGGGGAAAAGTTGtttaaaaactttcgaaaacttaAAGAGTATGGAATTCATAATTTCGTACATTTATCACGAGACGTACGAAAATACTTTGCGAATATAACTTCTTATCCGCGAAATGGAAACAGAAGTAATTGCTTTTAGGCAGATTCTCTACACGCAACTTATATTGATTCAAATTCTTACGCTCAACACAATTTGCATAGCGCGGCAcgtatgcatattatatacaaacgTGGTCAGGGTGAATCAGGCGAACATAAATGCGTTGTGTGTCGTGCGGGGTGGCCATTAACCCCCAAATATACTCGAGCAGACTCCGTAAATAAcatgtttattatacataccgtGGAAAACATTTTAGTACGGGATTTTATCATGCGGTAATATATAGCTATTCAGTAGTACAAATTCGTCgcaacatgaaatttttttacataatatatatatatatatatatatatatatatatatatatatcaaggtTCTACGGTTTGATTAGACACCGTGtcatttctggtctcggaaaaaaaatattcaatcaacTAAAGCATATAACGAATGAATTTCTCCTCGTGCAATTTCTTTGAGAATGAATCGACTCGTAGAATCATTTAACAGGTAATAAGTGAAAGctgcaattttgaaattcttatcaattgatggttcgattagttccaaatcaaaattcattaatgaaagaaaaatagtatactaatgattttttttttttaatgtatgtaCTCAACTATCTCGATAAGACGATCGTTTGAAGCATACCAAAAAACCAAGTTCAATTCGCTCGGATCGTTTCTAATAATCGAACCATACGTTAATGCAACAAAAGTGTGTAAAACTTGACGGGAAAACTattccaattaaaaaaaaaatgaacatataatttttatacgcaATACTAAACCGAGATTTCAATAGAAttcgaaaatgtaaaataatcagTCGTTTCAAGCATGCACGGCAGGACACACTTACTTCTCCAGGTGTCTCCGATTTTGGcggcaattttgaaaatctgtcaAGTCTTCGGCAGAGTCAACGATGATAACAGATatctttgaataattttacatcAAATCTTGCAGTACAAATGCGTTCACAACCTACGGATAAACCTGACGAATACTGACCGGCAGGTCAACTCAGGTGTGCTCAGGTGGATTCGCGAACACTATACCTACACTTCTCAGGGGTCGCAGAGGGTAGTTTCTGTCCGAGAACTGGACACTGATCACTGGTTACTGGTCACTCGGACGTCTGCGCGATGTGCGTGGACAAGCAGACCgggtttttcgaaaaagacaAAGACTTTATCGCCAGGAATTAACTGTCGTGTTTCTAGAACCGGAATTCTACAATTTGGAACGATATGAACGTTCGTTTTTTGCGTTATTCCTACGTCGGCAAATACCTTAAAATGTTAACTAAATGAACAAGGTGATGATGTAGGCTTATATTGGTAGAGAGATCATTGATATTGACTTTATTAAAGCTGATAATtacaattgtaataaaaataataatagttataataaCCAAAACCGTATGTTTTAATTACGTGATTCGGACCGATCTAAAGATTCGCGGATAAAACTACTTTCGGAGGTACTggaattacgtttttttttttacgtacaaTTATTGTTACATCACgcgtaaatatatttatcatgtgcattcaaaaataaattgtttactACAGAGTTGTAAAtaatgtattaaatttttgaatgcATTCGCATTTATCAGTGGAATAAATTtccatacaaaaaaaaattcaatttaatggTTAATGTATTACTTTTCAATTACGAATTTTACAACCCTGGTTTGCTACACGTGATTCGTTTCTCGCTATGCGAATCTCAACGGAATGAAATTAAGAATGGGTACTTGTGTCTAAAATTATGTTGTATTTATATCTATTTAtgcgtataaaaaataacgaaaaatactTGTTGTAGCTATGTTTATTAGTGACTCGCACCGGCAGCGATgcgttgagtaaaaaaatacttggaaAGTCCGATTCAACTGTAAAGCTAGAGTCGGAAATTCCTATTTAGaaacgaaaagagaaaaaaaatcgtcgcgATGATTACTCTTTCCAGATTTGGCCTGTCACTGTAAGTTTGAAAATCTCAGGTTACCATTCACACAATTATATTTCTATCAACTCGTTTATTACTTATTACGTTTTGTGGAACTTTAACATGGATGAACGTATCTTGCCAGATCCCCTTTCTTGCCAACAGGTTCACTGCATTCGGttgttatttcaaatatttcattactcGACTTATAATTACGAAATTCCTATATTTAACGTTCTTTGACATGGCGCAATTTGTCATGTCATCTGACTAGATGCGACAGTATTTCGTTTGGACGCGCGGTAGCTTGGATTCTTATGTAATTTCTTCGGGACTGAGCATCTTCCAACAGAGCATTCCACATTCCGTCTCtctgaaaattaaacattttccAAATGTATTGTCgtacatgttttatttttacgtgaAGGAATAGTAGAATCGTTGGAGTCCTCGCAACGGCTTCAATGTCTAGTTTATCATACCTTGAATGCCGCGAAATTTCCGCATAATACGAGGCAGTGTTTTGCTCTTGTCAAAGCGACGCAGAGTCGCTGTGGATCCGACAGAAATCCGATCCCGTTTGTCCTAACGCAGGACATCACGATAATGTCCCGTTCGTGTCCTTGGAAACTATCCACCGTATTTATCTCGATGCTTATTCTACTCCTGAGGTTCTCCATGGTGGTTGTGAtcctgttgaaaaatgaacagATGTATTTTTGCACGCGCAATATGAAGAATAACGAAGTAACATAAGGGACAATAAATTCAGTCATTTACCTCTGGTTGATTTTAGCTTCCACTAAATATTGCTGGTTTTTGTACGGCGTTATAACACCTATTGATATATGATTCGATAGTTTTATCTGATCGATGTGGTCGATCATACTGTGTATGAGATTGGCGACAAATTCCGCTTCCTCGGTGTTCGAAAACTTGTCATGACTTTGCGTAGTAGCCATGTTCAGTATTCTATACGGATAAAATGGAAGAACGGTTCGACCATCGTTCACCTCAGCATTCTTGAGTTTTCCACCGTAGAAAAACTGGTTGGGCCAATGCGATATGTGGCTATCCATTCTGTACTGGGTGTCCAGCATGATAATCgagttgtttttcagattttcctgAGCTCTCTGAATTCGCGAAAATAAAGACTGATCGAGACCAAGCCTTTTCGCTCTCTGTAGACGATATTAACAGACAAAAGTGAGATCCAGTTTTTTAATAATGGACAAACAGTCAGTGTCAGCGATCGACGATAGCTCGTTAGTGTACCTGAGAAATTATCGTTGCAGGAAGTTGAGCCGGGTCTCCTACCAAGACTAGAGTATTCACTCCTAACATTAGCGGAATCAAAGTTTCTGCTTCACAGCTCTGCGTCGCCTCGTCCACAATGCATACTgatatgttgttttttttaccactaGGAGCAAATTTGGATGTATTTAATTGTTTGTCACTGAAATTCAATGATGTAATACACAATGATTCGAATTCCATGGACGTGATCAGGAAAattagtataattatataatcttgagtaatggaattttttcaaatttctttttttacgtcATAGTATGTCCTCTTACCCAAATGCAGATTCCATTATGTTAGTGTAACAGGATGACAACGTACAGGCAATTATGTTTGCACGAAGTAAAATATTGTTCTGAGTATCGCGTTCCTGTTTCAATGCGTATTGGGGGTCCGTGTTACTTTCGTTCTGAAAATatgacagaaaaataattaatacaagACAGATTTTGCTCTCCCAAAATTATTCTGAGATTCATTCAACTCACTTGACCGCATTTCTTTATAACATCATATCTCGTTTTCAAATCTGCAAGTTTTAACCTGTTGCAGTGGGCTTGATCTTCATTGACTTTATGTGTACTGGTCAACTTTGATTGTAAGGCGTTGATTTTTGCCTCTAGAAATCTTTTCTGTGAACATGATCGTTTGTTAACCAGTGAATCTCTAAGAAATggatagaataatttttactaatAGAATCTTGTTCCATTTCTTTCCAGGCCATTACTCGCACCTCTTCTTCGACGCTGTCCATTGACTGGCCCCAAAATCGATAGCTGTCGTGTGTCCTCTTCAAATCTCGTTTGGCCAACTCTTCGACAGATATTTCTTTGACTTTTGGATGCATGGTGTTGACCATTCCTACGCGAACCATCTTGAAACGATCATCTTCTACGAACACATTACAAAATCGGCATATTAATCGCATCAAGCATTTTACGGAGCGAGTTGTAAATGTATTTCAACTCACTCGATAACTTTGCCCGGCGTTGTAAAAGGCGCAATACTATTTCATCGACGGCAGCATTTGACGGAGCGCAGAGAAGAATTCTCAAGCTTGCATCTTTCCTTCTGTACCTATTATCGCCGTACAGGACCTGCATCACCATGTTGACGATAACATGCGATTTACCTGTTCCTGAAAGACGAAATCTGGCGTGACGTTtctttgcataaaaaatactATCTTCTTAGAGCTTTTGCCAGAAAAACAACAGCAAATCAGCACCTGGAGGTCCTTGAATCAAACAGATTTTTGGCTCTTTACGTGCGATTGATTCTGTCGTTTTGAACACTGCTTCTGCCTGCTTGGAATTCAGCTTGTCCTGAACAatacgaaaataaattattgaaaatttcagccaCCTCATTTACACCTGTGTCACTCAACGTTGTCTCGCTCACCTTGGTAATCAGAGAGTTCTGGAGTGGTTTTTGAGGCTGAGCCAAATCTTTTCGAGATTGAAACTTTGGATTGAGTATCGAGAGAAGAAGAGGCGACCTGGGTAATAACTGCAGAGCTTGAACCATTCTCATTTTGGATCGCAGATAAGTTACGCATCTCAATCGCAATGGTCTGTTACAgagattttttatcaatgGTCTGGTAAGTACCGTGTAAGTAAGAACGTGGGTCGGTCTTCTCACATAATTGCCTGTAAACATGAAAGAAACGTCTGCATCAAATTTTCGCGAATTATGCGTCAATGTGTTGCATTTTTTTGCCGCCTTTTTAAAGGTAATAAATCGAAACGACTAATTTCGAGGACTTACCGAGGTCACGATTGAAAAACGTATGTGGCGTAATTTTGGATTTGTGCAGGTGCGTTATGTAGGCGAAAacctttgaaaaatgaagtttACCATCGTCATTACGATAGCATAATTCCAGAAATACAAGATCGCCATAAACAGGATGTATTTgcctttttatttcatcttcgTTAGCCAACATCTCCAGCATCATTGTGGTTAATGTCGCATTAACTGATGGAAGTTTTTCCGAGGTTATCGAATTGTTGACGATGGAACAAAACAGTGTTTGACGTCTGAAATAATATCGTtatatcaattattaattattgagCGATACAaaacttttacttttatttacttttgctCTGAAACACAAACCTCTTATTTTGGTCGATACTTTCGAATTCCTTAGTGATTCCGTGCCACAATTCAAGAAGTAAAAGTGGCACCATAATGTGATAGtattctttgtaatttttataatttgttaGCAACGGTATCAAACCATTGTCATCAACGATCGGCGGTTCAGATTTTATAAGTTTCTGTTcctaattgaataaaataagagaagtaaaagaaaaagtagtGGGTAAATTACGGTAAATGCATGTAAAGAAAGTTCGCCTTATCTATTCATGATTAAAGCGAATTATAAAGATGGTGACAAAAGCGCTGAGCAAAGGTAAAATTCAAAGCATAGCAGAGTTCAGTTTGTAGTGAAATTATGATAATCTTGGACGGCACAACACGTaatgaagtaatttttttcaacatactTTAAGCCATGAATCCACGACAACAATCGGCGGTTCAGATTTCAGGTGCTTTTGCTCCTAACAAAACAAAgcgataaacaaaaaaaaagctggATAAATTGTGCTAAATATTGTCAATTCCATATCGAAtatcctaaaaaaaattctcgtttttgtgatcaaaaatcaaatgaaataacAACCAGATGACAATAGTAGTCAAGCAATAACAAAATGTGATGAAACAGTGCTGAGTTTGGGTTAATacatgatataaaataattattttcaacttacTTCAAGCCACGATGGATTCCATGTCAAtatgtggaataaaaattcctcCAATCTGGGATACTGTTCCGTATTGACGACTTGCTGCGGAGGAACCAATAATTTATCTTTGGGTATAAGCGCATCTTTCCCAGGACATGTCTTCAACTTATTATTAGGATCAATCTGATATTCCTTAACTTTCGTGGCTGCCATGTCGAATCTAACTTTCTTCTTAATCTTTCCCTGCCGTTTTTTATCCAACGAATTTGGGACCCGATTTTCCTTCTGATTCAGCGATACTTCCTTGACTAATCCAATCGTTTCGTCAATCTTAACCGTGGCGATTGAATTGGTAACTTCATCGACACCTTTGCTCTTATCTTCCAGTCGTTCTTCATGTAACTGTGCTGAAACCTTATTCACAGACGCCTTCTTATTCTTACTGGACTTCAGTGGCACCGTTTGGCTAGAAATTTTCTGAGAACTCGCCAATTTGCTGGGCTGAGATTGCGCAGTTATTGAAGTTGACGGTGTCTCCGCAACCTTTGTACTCTTCTTTGATTCCTTCTTGTTCTTCAAAGGTTTACCCGGTTGCGAAGAGGCTTTCGAAGTTGAGGCGGCTTGTTGCTGCTGTTCACTGATCAAGAAGTCTCCTCTGTTCTTAGCACTGATTTTAGCTTTGCCTTGAGGAGCAACACGCTCCACCGAAGGTTTTGCCGAATTCATTTTTCCCTTGTTAGCCAATGCCTTTAACTTCTCCTTTCGTTGATTGACAATCTCTAACTTTTCATTCTTAGATATTGGTAAACTCTTCCTTTTCCCTAGAGGCAGCGGAACATTCTGCGCCCATTTGTTCTTGACTCTTCTCTGCCTCTGCTCGTCCTCGTACTGC contains:
- the LOC124410992 gene encoding caveolin-3-like isoform X1, translated to MVLATHGTQSFGPWFRSFKNSKLLPLVSGFHVAGMEKPDSSMGGGSVIELEDRDPNNLNQHLQVMWDDVIGEPDGIRSPECAWRLSSHCFRLSRGCCYVFLSVLVAPLAALCLGCTFACLAFEHIWCIAPCLRVWKITCAATRNFCTATVQAVVRPCTESVGYLFHNVRIMNQRLPDGPDRKDDILII
- the LOC124410992 gene encoding caveolin-3-like isoform X2; amino-acid sequence: MEKPDSSMGGGSVIELEDRDPNNLNQHLQVMWDDVIGEPDGIRSPECAWRLSSHCFRLSRGCCYVFLSVLVAPLAALCLGCTFACLAFEHIWCIAPCLRVWKITCAATRNFCTATVQAVVRPCTESVGYLFHNVRIMNQRLPDGPDRKDDILII
- the LOC124410993 gene encoding uncharacterized protein LOC124410993, which encodes MDWTLERVNDPRNFIILEKHQRSYSCGRKPDNDIICPSIVVSRQHCLFVRTGDGFAVIDLGSSNGIYVNGLLQEPKAMIELHDNDIIGIGSVETYRDNEPMYVYKLRKGNRNLNNLEEFDDLLTQRSESAKEILESAIQVVPQSEPTNLVSSVAENARCTRKRNLPIANTIELDSGYGDPKIPKCNNEHRIIQDNNANVSQVKATVVLADVSAKQEDMSPEVEEIQEIWSTIKKVDVPNPKTDLPKPKPRIDPPKPKINNTDRPVTPVVRTNGADMDKFNRSTMNLESNEDQMSSRVVEVSIDCEEKLIKPITTEATPETIRKSVSLKQSEINDCHVSVPSYCKETIANVSKPKSTKLHSKPSCSAWLTSDVREPDKNHTVPSKSSRKNRSKKKNEDRSKEKKSTNKSAQKVTTDVSNATKTRSLKSPPKSMQTAEKEIKPEHQSFHDQNPSATSSPFKLRTVKEEPKTSFSIIDIVDLSDDDEDIFPSSQLFDTTKNEDVIDIEDGPPEIKSEHILDAYDIKEEIIDPEYEEIIVPSDSDDEDNPWLQRLSESQRIKEEEPESPLMDFYDEMKNLNLDLLNAAVLADAKVPESDEPEGKKEGNHFERSIKPSQLMSVNDIEKELNKENEDDLDCGIFHVSDPLPTLTEEKRTPEKELDKSLPITQATPKGPKIIEPLHLPQRRRSSVKDSFTASSKRDDTSSLASTSTGRAELNDYSIEVSKLPSNLTSKQKRLLQIDSKIKQKQYEDEQRQRRVKNKWAQNVPLPLGKRKSLPISKNEKLEIVNQRKEKLKALANKGKMNSAKPSVERVAPQGKAKISAKNRGDFLISEQQQQAASTSKASSQPGKPLKNKKESKKSTKVAETPSTSITAQSQPSKLASSQKISSQTVPLKSSKNKKASVNKVSAQLHEERLEDKSKGVDEVTNSIATVKIDETIGLVKEVSLNQKENRVPNSLDKKRQGKIKKKVRFDMAATKVKEYQIDPNNKLKTCPGKDALIPKDKLLVPPQQVVNTEQYPRLEEFLFHILTWNPSWLEEQKHLKSEPPIVVVDSWLKEQKLIKSEPPIVDDNGLIPLLTNYKNYKEYYHIMVPLLLLELWHGITKEFESIDQNKRRQTLFCSIVNNSITSEKLPSVNATLTTMMLEMLANEDEIKRQIHPVYGDLVFLELCYRNDDGKLHFSKVFAYITHLHKSKITPHTFFNRDLGNYVRRPTHVLTYTVLTRPLIKNLCNRPLRLRCVTYLRSKMRMVQALQLLPRSPLLLSILNPKFQSRKDLAQPQKPLQNSLITKDKLNSKQAEAVFKTTESIARKEPKICLIQGPPGTGKSHVIVNMVMQVLYGDNRYRRKDASLRILLCAPSNAAVDEIVLRLLQRRAKLSKDDRFKMVRVGMVNTMHPKVKEISVEELAKRDLKRTHDSYRFWGQSMDSVEEEKRFLEAKINALQSKLTSTHKVNEDQAHCNRLKLADLKTRYDVIKKCGQNESNTDPQYALKQERDTQNNILLRANIIACTLSSCYTNIMESAFGDKQLNTSKFAPSGKKNNISVCIVDEATQSCEAETLIPLMLGVNTLVLVGDPAQLPATIISQRAKRLGLDQSLFSRIQRAQENLKNNSIIMLDTQYRMDSHISHWPNQFFYGGKLKNAEVNDGRTVLPFYPYRILNMATTQSHDKFSNTEEAEFVANLIHSMIDHIDQIKLSNHISIGVITPYKNQQYLVEAKINQRITTTMENLRSRISIEINTVDSFQGHERDIIVMSCVRTNGIGFLSDPQRLCVALTRAKHCLVLCGNFAAFKRDGMWNALLEDAQSRRNYIRIQATARPNEILSHLVR